ATctaatttatttaattttggCGTCTTCGTTCTCAAGGGTGCTTCTCAATGGGATTCCAGGATTACCGTTCTCTCATCGTAGAGATTTGAGGCAGGGGGATCCCTTGTCCCCCATGCTGTTCATTCTTGCTTTTGAGCCGCTGCAGCGTTTTCTTCAGAAGGCTATCGAGAGCAATGTGTTGTCCCCTATGCATCTTAGATCTGCGAGAATAAGGATAAGCATGTATGCTGATGACGCTGCATTGTTCCTAAACCCTGTTAAGGCTGAAATCTCTGTAGTTCATCAAATGCTTGCCACTTTTGGGGAAATTTCTAGGCCGAGGACtaattttgaaaaatgtgTGGCTTACTCAGTAAGGTGTGAGGATATTGACTTGGATGACATCCGGCATGATTTCGCGGGAATTAGGGGAGCCTTCCCTTGTAAATATTTGGGTCTGCCACTTGGATTAAGGAAGCCAAGAAGAATTGACATTCAACCTTTAATAGATAAAATTGCAGGGAAGCTCAAGACTTGGAAAGGGAGATTGCTGTCGAGAGCCGGCAGATTGGTCCTGATTAACTCAGTGATTACTTCTTCGGCTACTTATTTCCTTACTTCCTTCTCGGCAAATAAATGGTCAATCAAGAAGATCGACAAGCTCCGAAGGAATTTTCTTTGGAAAGGTGAAGAGGAGGCTCATGGAGAAAATTGCATGGTTAATTGGAGGGCCGTCTGTGCACCAAGAAAGGTTGGTGGTCTTGGAATTAAAGACATAGAGTGCTTTGGTAGAGCTCTGCGCTTGAGATGGTTGTGGCTGCAGTGGATGCCGGAAGATAGGCCGTGGAAAGGAGCTGCCATTCCTTGTGATGCTACGGACAAGGCTGTTTTTCAGGTTTACTCTACCATTACGGTTGGGAAAGGGCAGACGGCTTCTTTCTGGACAGATCATTGGCTGGATGGGGAAGCTTTGTGTGATACAGCACCTAAACTTTATAAACTTGCGAGAAGGAAAAAGATCACTGTCCATCAAGGTTTGGAAGGAGGAAACTGGATGCTAGGGCTGCAGCGAGTGCACACTGAAGTTCAGCTTGAGTCCTTCATCAAAATCTGGGATAAAGTACACTCCTTGGTGCTGTCAAATAATCCGGATTTGATTGAATGGAAGCCTGACAAGAAGGGGAAGTATTCGGCCAAATCTGCTTATGAGTTCTAGTTCAGGGCCAGAATTCAGCAACCACACCTTGAGAGGACTTGGACAATTTGGGCTGAAGgaaaaattaattttttttctttggattCTAATTCAGAACAGGCTTTGGACAGCAGATAGACTTCGGGCTAGGGCTTGGCCTCACAATGACAAGTGTTTATTCTGTGATCCAACCATTGAATCGGCGAGACATTTATTTCTGAAATGTCCTTATGCAAAAGAGGTATGGTTCCTTTTCTCCCAGGAAAATGAAAGAGTGGCTTGGGCTGTTGGGGCAACAACAGTAAAAAAATTGGTGGCTGCAATTGACAAGAGGTTCAAAGAACAATGAAGTCATTAAAAAAGAGGTTACAGTGGCCACCTACATTATTTGGAATCTATGGATTGAAAGAAACAGAAGAACGTTTGAGGGAAAGATTAAAACTCCGAGTGCTTTGCAGGGGCAAATCAAAGATAGCATAGACGAGTTTGAAAGAGCTTTTGCAAGTAGCTATAGTCCTTGTACAGCTGAGCTATTTTGTTCATAGCatcggttttcttcttttagtTCGGTTGTAGTCTGTAAGTTGTTGTTTCCCTCTTCTTAATGCAAAGGCAGAACACCTGCCAtttcagttcaaaaaaaaagaagtggatctacttcctccgatcctaaattgttgtcgaaatattacatgtatctagacgctttttaagaatagatacattcatatttggacaaatttgagacaataataTAGGATCAGAGTGAGTACAATTCTACGACTTTGACGTTCAcagttttaaacaaaaatattacttcctccgattctaCATCAGTGACACTTATTAGTGTCGAAGGGAGTAACAGTAATATGTTTGATAATTCTTTGAACATATATCTTAACGGAAGACATAGCATTTAGTAGAAAACGGGTAGAAAAATAATAGGCTAGCTAGATCCAGTTAAATGTAGCAGAGCGAGTTTGAGTCTAAATGTAGCAAAGCGAGTCTGAGTCGAACCCAACTTGGCTAGCTCACGACTCATGATGCCCGGTAGACCTCAGACGTTCCTCCAGTTGACAAGTAACTTTCAAGCAGTTACAAAATTGAAAATACTTAAGATGAATCCAATTGTGAAAGTCGAGTGGCACCGCCAAAATACATCATCAGACACCAGCACTATGTAACCTATAAATTGACGTGTGACTTCAAATTTCCAagtaaaaataacaaaatgaCCTAATTTGACTTCAAATTTGCAagtaaaaacaacaaaatgacCAAATAAAATCACTTAAATGAGAACGTTACGCTCTTTTAGTTCCACAAAGCGATCAACCACTTGTTTATTGGTgacatttttatttcttctctctccacATAGCAAATGAGATCATCACTGAGCCAATTGTGCAAATACATTTTCACAAGTTCCATAGTGCTTCGTTTGGATGTTGGTATTGGGATCTTGGAATTGAATTGGAATGGAATACCAAATCAGCTTGGTAATGAATTGGACCATAATTTCAATTCTGTTGTTTGGTTGTACAGAGTATTGCTTGTTGGAATCATGGGAAAAGACAATTCCAAtttcttgtttggatgtatAGAAAGCTTGAATCTGCCTTCTTCCTACCTGCACCTCAcgagcagctcctcctcgttTCCAATTTCCCCATGCGTCTGACCTCCTAGCAGCCGACCTCCCCAACGGCGCTGTAGCTTCGGCATGTTCCCTCAACGGCTGTCCTCCTCCAAACACCGGAGGTGGAGAAGACGGCCGGAGGAGGCCAGCGGTACGCCGGAGCAACGGATCCATGGCGTTCTCCTAGAAAACgacctcctcccggacggtGCTGACGGGCGGCGGACGAacaccggcagcggcggcggccggcaacAGCGGTCAGCGGCCAAACTCCAGCGGCCGTACCAACGGCGGTTGGTAAGTGGTGGTGAAGAGGTCGGCACTCGCGCGGTCGTGCGGTCAAGAACTGCAGGCAAGACCGCAGGAGACGAAGCCAATTCAGCCCAATTCGGAGGGGTCGGGCTCGGTTTTGGGAATGGCCTCTTTTAGCCGTGGTCATACTGTGGAATTCTCCCAATTCCAGAAACATCCAAACGGTAGAATTGGAAAAACCCAATTTCAATTCCAAATTCTGGTATTCAATACCAACATCCAAACGGAAAACACCTCCCCACTGTAGCAGTGGCCACACGTAACACAAGTACTAGTTTTGAAAGCTAATAAACCAAAGGATTCCAAACTACgacaatttttgtttttgcactTTAGAACTTAGTGATTCTTCGTGATCGAATTATTGTACTATATGaaatcaaaaaaattcaaaagaaacaagattATAAAAGGGGAGAAATTTACTAAATAGGAGAATTGAGTGAGAACAGCCCCATTCGCGGGATCACGCAGGATCGATCAATCAAGAGACGAGCGATTAGTTGCGGCCGTTCCAACTTACCTAAAGCCTTGTTTAGCATTAGTGTTTTTCTAGTGGTTCTAGAGTATTGTCCCCTTTAAATCCAAAAACACAAGGAATCCGAAATGAGTTGTTTGGTCGGCATATATTATAAGGGATAATCCCTAAAAAATCGACAGAACACTTCACTTTTGTATCAATCAAAACAATTTTCATACTAATGTTTTGGGTGGAATGAGATTTGAGATTTCTACgatttttttgaggaaattttAGATAAACACCCATTTTTCTCAAATGTACACTAGTAGCTAATGCCAAACAAGACTTAACAGGCCTGCTCAGCCCACGACAGCGGGCCGCGCGGACGGTCGCTTGGCTTCGACGCCTGGGAAGCTGGGCCTCCCCGGTGCACTCTGCTAATTACGGGCTTCGCTAAAAGAAAAACCCAACTAATTACGGGCACCAGGCAGGCCGCAGGCAGCCACCGAGTATAGGACAGGACCGTCGTCCCAATCGTGAATGAACAAACAACGACAACACAggaacagcggcggcggcccctcgCCGGTAACTTCCTCTCCCGCATGTCCTCCCTCTCTTCACATCCATTTCTTTTGAGTTGAAGGTGATTTCTATTGGTTTGTTTATCGCATAAACCCTAGTTTTGATGGTTACGGAGTAAAGGGTTCGGTTTGCTGCACGCCCCGGCGCCTCCGCGCACTCACCCGTCGATGCAGCTGCTCCTGCGCGGTGTCTCTCTCCTCCGTCTCTACGAGTACGGTTGTCTACCCCTCCTTAtatgcatttatttatttcctttGTTGATTCAGTTCTTTCGCACGCCATAAAGCAGCAGCTTTCGATTTGGGGGATAATAGGAGGGTGGATTCCATGAAAGGTTTAGCTTTTGGCGACCGATGGGAATCAGGTTCCTCGATTCTCTTCAACCGTGTTGTGCAATGTGCTTTGAGGCTTGCCGTCACGGCACCGATAGGGCTTTATCacttttcttcttgttgtggACAGCTTCCACTAACTCATTTGCAATCTGTATGAATCGACGCTGACATTGTTAGCCATGCTTTTTTTAATCTATTTTTCTGTGCATCGGTCATCGTGCACATCTGGATTCACTGTCACAAGAATCACTTAGGATGTTTCAACAATATGTGGTGAAACGACTTGTTTTTATAGGTGTAGCTGTGGGCTTCCAAGTGCAAACTACAGTTGCAGAAACTCAGTGCTTACAAAACTGAACGTGATGAGGGAAGGGCTGCGGGCTACCTCTTCACGCAGAGCTGTCTCTAAGAACATTGAGATCAAGAAAGATGAATCAGTCATACAAAAGGTTAATCTTGTATTCCTTTTTCGTGCTGACATTATCCGTTTACCTGACCCTTGGTCGCGGTTTGatgttttcttgttgttgtttggactttggaccCTAGGAAGATGTCACTGAAAGCCAATTGGAGATAGAGCGAATCAGAGGTGACCCTAATCTTCTCCAGTCCATGACAGTGAAAGAACTCAAAGAACTCACAAGGTTTAAACTTTTCCTAGTCTGCCCTTATTGTCTGTTGTTGAGAATAAAATTTTCACTTTAATTCTTGTGTGCAATGAATTTGAAGGATGGTGGGAGTTTCTGCAAAAGGCAACAAGAAAGATTTAGTATCAGCTCTGATGGATTCTCTGGGCGAGAACATACACGGTACAGCTTACTTGCAGCAGACTTGTAGTACTATGGTTGAGCTGAATACTCTATTTTAAACAAAAATGATGTACTTCGACAACCACTTGATCCAATTATGACTTGTACACCAGTAACATAATACAACATACTCAATTTTGTCCTGAGAAATTGTACTGTAGATAGCCAGAGAAATTACTATCAATACATGATATGTATATCTAACCCTTTTGGCTGTATGCTGGTTTGTTTTCTGCAGGTAAAGAAGGAACATCAACAGTCGGGGAGGTTGGCCCGTCAGAAGTACcttccaaaagaaaaggtgcCACTTCAGTAGTAGTTGAACAAAATTTAGAAAGTTCCGAAGTTATTTCGGCAACTCCTAGCAAGAGAAGTAAAACAAAGCAGAAGTCAATTAAGGGTACCACTCCCAAGGAGAATTCTGTTACTACCGTCAAGATAAATAAGGCATCAGTCCAGAAGGAAGCACTTGTTGGTATGCTAATTGTTTCAGCAGTCTTTACTTAATCTAGAAATGTACCTTTTCTCTTGGTTAACTGTGGGATGATCTATCACAGTCCAAGGTGCTGCTGCGAAGGCAGGAATTGGTCTTGCTGTGGACCAGGCAGAGCCTTGGACTGTACTTGTACACAAGAAACCACAGCCTGAATGGATTCCATACAATCCTAAGATCATGAGGCCTCCACCTCTTAGCAAGGATACAAGAGCTCTAAAGATTCTATCATGGAATGTCAATGGATTGAAAGCTTTAGTCAAATCTAGGGGTTTCTCTGTCCATGAGTTAGCACAGAGGGAGGATTTTGATGTTCTATGCctgcaagaaacaaaaatgcagGCAAGATATTCATTATTTTTGTTATTGCAAAATAATCTGATAAACATATGAATAGGTTCTTTCTTGCAAAGCTATCACTGCCTTTTATCCTCTCTAAAATATTTGTTGTACTTGGGTAACTGGAATAGTTTATAGACCAAGAGTTGCACTATTTTGAGCAGGATAAAGATGTCGAAGTCATCAAGGAAAGTCTACTTGAAGGCTACACCAATAGTTTCTGGACATGCAGTGTATCTAAGCTTGGCTATTCAGGGACTGCCATAATTTCAAGAGTA
The Brachypodium distachyon strain Bd21 chromosome 2, Brachypodium_distachyon_v3.0, whole genome shotgun sequence genome window above contains:
- the LOC100837972 gene encoding DNA-(apurinic or apyrimidinic site) lyase, chloroplastic; the protein is MQLLLRGVSLLRLYECSCGLPSANYSCRNSVLTKLNVMREGLRATSSRRAVSKNIEIKKDESVIQKEDVTESQLEIERIRGDPNLLQSMTVKELKELTRMVGVSAKGNKKDLVSALMDSLGENIHGKEGTSTVGEVGPSEVPSKRKGATSVVVEQNLESSEVISATPSKRSKTKQKSIKGTTPKENSVTTVKINKASVQKEALVVQGAAAKAGIGLAVDQAEPWTVLVHKKPQPEWIPYNPKIMRPPPLSKDTRALKILSWNVNGLKALVKSRGFSVHELAQREDFDVLCLQETKMQDKDVEVIKESLLEGYTNSFWTCSVSKLGYSGTAIISRVKPLSIKYGLGVPDHDTEGRVVTVEFDDFYLLTAYVPNSGDGLRRLTYRVTEWDPCLGNYMKELEKSKPVILTGDLNCAHQEIDIHDPAGNRRSAGFTKEERESFETNFLSKGFVDTFRKQHPDVVGYSYWGYRHNARKTNKGWRLDYFLVSESIAERVHDSYILPDISASDHSPLGLVLKL